A stretch of the Streptosporangium sp. NBC_01755 genome encodes the following:
- the glmM gene encoding phosphoglucosamine mutase: MGRLFGTDGVRGVAGRDLTAELAMDLSVAAAHVLGDAGAFNASVGRRGRPVAVVGRDPRASGEFLEAAVVAGLASSGVDVLRLGVLPTPAVAYLTTALRADMGVMISASHNPAPDNGIKFLTRGGYKLPDTVENEIEQRLGEKWERPVGASVGRVREAYGEADRYVSHVLSTVDCRLDGLNVVLDCAHGAAHMVAPEALLRAGATVETIGARPDGLNINAGVGSTHLDKLQQIVVSRNADVGIAYDGDADRCLAVSHTGEVVDGDQIMAVLAMAMHAEGKLVGDTVVATVMSNLGFKLALKSAGIDVVETAVGDRYVLESMRAGGYNLGGEQSGHVLMLDHATTGDGLLTSLHLLAVVARAKKSLAELASVMTRLPQVLVNVKDVDRAKASAPELEAAVVAAESELGETGRVLIRPSGTEPMIRVMVEAASAEQAEQLAGRLAEVVRTACG, from the coding sequence TTGGGGCGCCTTTTCGGCACCGACGGGGTACGTGGGGTCGCGGGACGCGACCTCACGGCCGAGCTCGCCATGGACCTGTCCGTGGCCGCGGCTCATGTCCTCGGCGATGCCGGGGCGTTCAACGCCAGCGTCGGGCGGCGAGGCCGCCCCGTCGCCGTCGTGGGCCGGGACCCCCGGGCTTCAGGAGAATTCCTGGAGGCCGCGGTGGTCGCCGGCCTTGCGTCGTCTGGCGTGGACGTTCTCCGGCTCGGCGTGCTGCCCACCCCGGCGGTCGCTTACCTGACCACGGCTCTCAGAGCCGACATGGGCGTGATGATCTCCGCCTCCCACAATCCCGCCCCGGACAACGGGATCAAGTTCCTCACCCGCGGCGGCTACAAGCTGCCGGACACGGTGGAGAACGAGATCGAGCAGCGCCTCGGCGAGAAGTGGGAGCGCCCTGTCGGTGCCTCGGTCGGCCGCGTGCGCGAGGCGTACGGCGAGGCCGACCGCTACGTGTCCCACGTGCTGTCCACTGTGGACTGCCGTCTTGACGGCCTCAACGTGGTCCTCGACTGCGCCCACGGCGCCGCCCACATGGTGGCTCCCGAGGCGTTGCTGCGGGCAGGGGCCACCGTCGAGACGATCGGGGCGCGCCCCGATGGTCTCAACATCAACGCGGGGGTCGGCTCCACCCATCTGGACAAGCTCCAGCAGATCGTCGTCTCCCGCAACGCCGATGTCGGTATCGCCTACGACGGCGACGCGGACCGCTGCCTGGCCGTCTCGCACACCGGCGAGGTCGTCGACGGCGACCAGATCATGGCGGTGCTGGCCATGGCCATGCACGCCGAGGGGAAGCTGGTCGGCGACACCGTGGTGGCCACGGTCATGTCCAACCTGGGTTTCAAGCTCGCGCTCAAGAGCGCGGGGATCGACGTGGTGGAGACCGCCGTGGGCGACCGCTACGTCCTGGAGTCCATGAGGGCGGGCGGCTACAACCTGGGCGGCGAGCAGTCCGGCCACGTCCTGATGCTCGACCACGCCACCACCGGGGACGGCCTGCTGACCTCGCTGCACCTGCTGGCGGTCGTGGCGCGGGCGAAGAAGTCGCTGGCGGAGCTGGCCTCGGTGATGACCCGCCTGCCGCAGGTCCTGGTCAACGTCAAAGACGTCGACCGGGCCAAGGCCTCGGCTCCTGAGCTGGAGGCCGCGGTCGTCGCCGCGGAGTCGGAGCTGGGGGAGACCGGCCGGGTGCTGATCCGGCCGAGCGGCACCGAGCCGATGATCCGCGTCATGGTCGAGGCCGCCTCGGCGGAGCAGGCCGAGCAACTGGCGGGCCGGCTGGCCGAGGTCGTCCGTACGGCCTGCGGCTGA
- a CDS encoding lectin-like domain-containing protein — protein sequence MVMAGGALPRCGRTLSKLLVLSMTVGALSVPATTATASAAGTVVFNQPFRNNTANGAGAVVLPSLPSGSSGSNYACLTASGNTGTGVLQSCATNTDSQGSGKLRLTNATTNKTGGLFGAVSVPASQGLDVTFNTYQYGGGGADGITFVLAAVDPANPKSPANIGQSGGALGYSGTSSVIGLAYGYLGIGLDVYGNFSVIWRGTPGVHAREETTVREGRQGPSGAVTGRPSSGSARASLVFDVLLDDR from the coding sequence ATGGTCATGGCGGGAGGCGCGCTGCCGCGATGCGGGCGGACCCTCTCCAAACTTCTCGTGCTGAGCATGACCGTCGGCGCGCTGAGCGTCCCGGCCACCACCGCCACCGCGTCGGCGGCCGGCACCGTTGTGTTCAACCAGCCCTTCCGCAACAACACGGCCAACGGCGCCGGTGCCGTGGTGCTGCCCTCGTTGCCGAGCGGTTCGTCCGGGTCGAACTACGCCTGCCTGACCGCCTCCGGCAACACCGGCACCGGCGTCCTGCAGAGCTGCGCTACGAACACGGACAGTCAGGGCTCGGGCAAGCTGCGCCTGACGAACGCGACGACGAACAAGACAGGCGGCCTCTTCGGCGCGGTCAGCGTGCCCGCCTCGCAGGGGCTCGACGTGACGTTCAACACCTATCAGTACGGCGGAGGCGGGGCCGACGGCATCACCTTCGTGCTGGCGGCGGTCGATCCGGCGAACCCGAAGTCACCGGCCAACATCGGTCAGTCGGGCGGCGCGCTCGGTTACTCCGGAACCAGCTCCGTCATCGGTCTGGCGTACGGGTATCTCGGCATCGGCCTCGACGTGTACGGAAACTTCAGTGTGATCTGGCGTGGAACCCCGGGTGTTCACGCCCGGGAGGAAACGACAGTGCGGGAGGGCCGCCAAGGCCCGAGCGGTGCGGTGACCGGTAGGCCGTCGAGCGGCTCAGCCCGGGCGTCTCTGGTCTTCGATGTACTCCTTGATGATCGATAG
- the tnpA gene encoding IS200/IS605 family transposase → MSPRWEPNPDVRRGRSVVCALHAHLVFIPRYRGGVFTDEILRRCEDIMIEVCDSFGAELVEFNGEEDHVHLLVRYPPKVALSTLVNSLKGVSARLLRKEYPAHIRQYLWGGHFWSPSYFAASCGGAPLSIIKEYIEDQRRPG, encoded by the coding sequence ATGTCACCGAGATGGGAACCGAACCCCGACGTAAGAAGGGGCCGAAGCGTGGTCTGCGCGCTTCATGCGCATTTGGTCTTTATCCCGAGATATCGGGGAGGTGTGTTCACCGACGAGATCCTGCGTCGCTGCGAGGACATCATGATCGAGGTGTGCGACAGTTTCGGGGCGGAGCTGGTCGAGTTCAACGGCGAGGAAGATCATGTGCACCTGCTCGTGCGCTACCCACCCAAGGTCGCCCTCTCGACGCTGGTGAACAGCCTCAAGGGCGTATCTGCCCGGCTACTGCGCAAGGAGTATCCGGCACATATCCGTCAGTATCTGTGGGGCGGGCATTTCTGGTCGCCGTCGTACTTCGCCGCCTCCTGCGGCGGCGCCCCCCTATCGATCATCAAGGAGTACATCGAAGACCAGAGACGCCCGGGCTGA
- a CDS encoding RNA-guided endonuclease InsQ/TnpB family protein translates to MKLVVQVKLLPTPEQVAALEATLRAANDAATWVSTLAHHQRVFRNYDLRRHAYGQIKDRYGLAAQAAQHVIKKVTDAYATLHANLRNGNVGTPGSARRERALATPIVFRPGAAQPFDDRCLSWQMDARTVSIWTTGGRMKSVAFTASADQLTTLAAYRKGESDLVYRDGRWFLIATCDLPDRPVATPDGFLGVDLGIANIATTSGGVRHSGKGLNAVRHRHRELRRRLQAKQTTSAKRLLKRRRRAEARFAANTNHTIAKQIVTEATRTGQGIALEDLRGIRDRVRLRKPQRVTLHSWSFHQLGRFIAYKAARAGVAVVYVDPAYTSQGCSACGHVDKKNRPGQAGFACTSCGFAEHADVNAARNIASRGVASWAVSHAA, encoded by the coding sequence ATGAAGCTGGTGGTGCAGGTCAAACTCCTGCCGACACCTGAGCAGGTGGCGGCGCTGGAGGCGACTCTGCGCGCGGCCAACGACGCGGCCACCTGGGTCTCGACGCTCGCCCACCACCAGCGGGTATTCCGCAATTACGACCTGCGCCGGCACGCCTACGGGCAGATCAAGGACAGGTACGGGCTGGCGGCTCAGGCCGCGCAGCATGTCATCAAGAAGGTCACCGACGCCTACGCCACGCTGCACGCCAATCTCCGCAACGGCAATGTGGGCACGCCCGGCTCCGCGCGGCGCGAGCGGGCCCTGGCCACGCCGATCGTCTTTCGCCCCGGCGCGGCCCAGCCGTTCGACGACCGCTGTCTGTCCTGGCAGATGGACGCGCGGACGGTGTCGATCTGGACCACGGGCGGGCGGATGAAGAGCGTGGCGTTCACCGCCTCGGCCGATCAGCTCACGACGTTGGCCGCCTACCGCAAGGGCGAATCGGACCTCGTATACCGCGATGGCAGGTGGTTCCTCATCGCCACCTGCGACCTGCCCGACCGGCCGGTCGCCACCCCGGACGGATTCCTGGGGGTGGATCTGGGGATCGCCAACATCGCGACCACCAGTGGCGGGGTTCGCCACAGCGGCAAGGGCCTGAACGCGGTCCGCCACCGCCACCGCGAGCTGCGCCGCCGCCTGCAGGCCAAGCAGACCACGTCCGCCAAACGGCTGTTGAAGCGGCGCCGCCGGGCCGAGGCCCGGTTCGCCGCGAACACCAACCACACCATCGCCAAGCAGATCGTGACCGAGGCGACACGCACCGGGCAAGGGATCGCCCTGGAAGACCTTCGGGGCATCCGCGACCGGGTACGGCTCCGCAAGCCCCAGCGGGTCACGTTGCATTCGTGGAGCTTCCACCAGCTCGGCCGGTTCATCGCCTACAAGGCGGCCCGTGCCGGTGTCGCTGTGGTGTACGTGGACCCGGCCTACACCTCGCAAGGCTGCTCGGCCTGTGGGCATGTGGACAAGAAGAACCGGCCCGGCCAGGCCGGCTTCGCCTGTACGTCGTGCGGCTTCGCTGAGCACGCCGACGTCAACGCAGCTCGTAACATCGCCTCGCGTGGTGTCGCGAGCTGGGCAGTGAGTCACGCTGCCTGA